TCGTTGAGCCGGTTGAAACAGCGCAGAAGGGTCGATTTCCCGCACCCGGAGGGTCCGATCAGTGCGGTGACCCTGTTAGGCGGGATAGAGATCGATACGTCGGAAAGGGCCTGTTTGTCGCCGTAGTAGAGGTTCAGGTGTTCTGCTGTAAGGATACTGCCGTTCTTCTGCATGATGGGTCACCACTGGATTGATCTCTGGTAACGTGTCCGGATGACGATCGCGACCAGGTAGATGGCCGCCACCAGCGCAAGGAGCACCAGCGCCGTCCCGTACTGGTTCTCCCGTGCCCCGGGGACGTTGGTCGCCAGGATGAAGAGGTGGTAGGGGAGCGCCATCACCGGTTCGGTCACCGATGTGGGGAGGAACCGCCGGGAGAATACGACCGCGGTGAAGAGGATCGGCGCAGTCTCCCCGGCGGCCCGCCCGATGCCGAGGATCGTGCCGGTCAGGATTCCCGGCACCGCCGGCGGGAGCACGACCCGCCGTATGGTCTGCCAGGGCGTCGCACCGAGAGCGAGGCTTCCCTCCCTGACGCTGTCCGGCACGCTCTTCAACGCCTCTTCGGTCGTCCTGATGATGGTGGGGAGGATCATCAGCCCCAGCGTGATCTGGCCGGCAAGGAGAGACACCCCGAAATTAAGGTAGAGCACCAGGAACGCAAACCCGAAGAGGCCGAAGACGATGGACGGCGTGCCGCCCAGGAGGTCGACGCCGGCCCTGATGATCCCGGTGATGCGCCCTTCCCGGGTGTACTCGTGGAGGTAGATGGCGGCGCCGACGCCGATTGGGAGGGCGAAGAGGATGGCACCCCCGACCAGGTAGAGGGTCCCGAGGATGGCCGGGCCGATGCCTCCCGCCCGGCCGAGGTTGCTCGGCGAAGCGGTCAGGAACTCCCAGGAGAGCGCCGGTGCACCGTTGTAGACGATATCGAAGAGTATGACCCCGAGGACGAAGAGCACGATGCCGGCGGCCGCATACATGAACCCGAACGCGATCTTCTCTTCGGTCTTTGCAGAGATCCTGCGCCGGACGTATACCGCCCCGAGCAGGGCAACGGCGACGGCGGCGGCAACCAGGATGTCCGTGGCCACCGTAAGGGTCCCGAGCGCGCCGATGCCGAGAACTGCGTAGGCGTAAGGCTTTATGGTGCCGCACCCCCTCTTCCGGGCCGCTGTCGCCGTGTGCCGCTCGCTGACCCGCGCGAGGATGCCCCGCGCAAAAAGGTTGACCGCGAGGGTGATCACGAGAAGTACGACCGCGACCCCGAAGAGCGCGTGGTAGTGGGCGCTGCCGACGGCGACCTCGCCCATCTCGATGCCCAGCGTCCCGGTGAGCGTCCTGACTGGAGAGAGGACGTTCCAGAGCGGTTCGGGCACGACTCCCGCGTTGCCGGCGACCATGATCACCGCCATCGTCTCGCCGATCGCCCGCCCCATCCCGAGGATGATCGCGGCGGTGATGCCGGAGAGGGCTCCCGGGACCACGACCCCGGCGATCGTCTGCCAGTGCGTCGCCCCGAGCGCAAGGGATCCCTCCCGGTATCCGCGGGGCACGGCGCCGATCGCATCCTCCGAGACGCTGACGATCGTAGGGAGGGCCATGATGCCGAGCAGGATGGAGGCGGCAAGCCAGGATTCCCCGGACGCGACGTCGAAGGAGACGCGGATCCAGTCGGTCAGGATGACGAGACCGAAGAACCCGTAGACCACCGAAGGTATTCCCGCCAGGAGCTCGACGGCGGGTTTCATGACCGCGCGAACCCCGGGCGGCGCAAGTTCGGCGATGAAGACGGCAACGGCGA
This portion of the Methanoculleus oceani genome encodes:
- the pstA gene encoding phosphate ABC transporter permease PstA; this encodes MRALWFCTAIFAVVALFFILFFLVRNGYPIFEQVGVLNFLAGDVWNPTGASPAYGIFPLIAGTLLVTLGAMALAVPLGIAVAVFIAELAPPGVRAVMKPAVELLAGIPSVVYGFFGLVILTDWIRVSFDVASGESWLAASILLGIMALPTIVSVSEDAIGAVPRGYREGSLALGATHWQTIAGVVVPGALSGITAAIILGMGRAIGETMAVIMVAGNAGVVPEPLWNVLSPVRTLTGTLGIEMGEVAVGSAHYHALFGVAVVLLVITLAVNLFARGILARVSERHTATAARKRGCGTIKPYAYAVLGIGALGTLTVATDILVAAAVAVALLGAVYVRRRISAKTEEKIAFGFMYAAAGIVLFVLGVILFDIVYNGAPALSWEFLTASPSNLGRAGGIGPAILGTLYLVGGAILFALPIGVGAAIYLHEYTREGRITGIIRAGVDLLGGTPSIVFGLFGFAFLVLYLNFGVSLLAGQITLGLMILPTIIRTTEEALKSVPDSVREGSLALGATPWQTIRRVVLPPAVPGILTGTILGIGRAAGETAPILFTAVVFSRRFLPTSVTEPVMALPYHLFILATNVPGARENQYGTALVLLALVAAIYLVAIVIRTRYQRSIQW